One Pseudobutyrivibrio xylanivorans genomic window, AGTCTACAGTCTCACCATCAAGGGTATAGGTGTTGCCATCTTTTTTGCTCTTTTCGACATCTACTACATAATTATTTCCATCGAATCCAACGATAAGCTGTGCCACCTTTGTCCAGTCAAAGGAAACAATTTCATCAGGTCGAAGATCCTTATAGTTTGCCTTTGCAACAGATTCATACTCGTCAGCTGTTATCGTATATACGATAGTGGATCCTTTAAAATACAGATAAGCTTCATCAGCATCAGACTTGTGACTAAAGTAAATGGTCTGAGATTTCGACTCTACAGCTTTATCTTTATCATCACCAGAGACAGGAACCTCACCAGTTAGCTTTATTGTGATATTGGGATTATCAAGACCATACTTCTTTAGGTCTGAATCTGTCGCTTTGTATGTCTCATATTTGGTTAAATCAAGATTCTTAAGAGTGCTTAGGTAACTCTCAACCTTTGAAGATGAAATTGCTTCGTGAACATCTCCGTCAACGCTGTAATAATCATAAGTATCAGTGTACAGATATTTTCCATCTGGATCATACTCAATATTTGCACTTACATCACCAGTTGCATAAAGCTTCTTAATCTGAGAGAAATCATAGACCTTATTTCTATCTAAATAATCCTCAACATTTCCAGAAATCTTCTCAAGAAGATCCTCATCAATCAGGTAAACGCTGCCACCATCCACACAGATATATCTTTTTTCATCGATGGTTGAAAATGTTCCGAAGGTAATAACCTTATCTCCATCAGCTGTTGTGAAAGTAATGGTAGCCTCAGGATTAGAAAGTCCATACTGACTGTAATCCTCTACATTATCAATGATAAAACTTGCATGTACCGACTGAAAATTTGCAAGCATATCGCTAACATAATCCTGGTTCACAGGGAAATCTTTATCATCGGTATATTTCCATTTTCCATCAGAATTTTCAATTGTAATAGAATCAGCATCTTTCTTTACAGAAAGGGATGTAATATCTTCCTGTGAGATTGAAAATACTTCTTCATCTATTGTATTGATTGCATCCACATGCATCTTGAAGGCTCGCTCTGCCAAAATCGCAATTACAGATACAACCAAAATTCCACTTAAAATCAAAAGTGTTTTTGCTCGTTTCATATTGCACCTCTATTCTACGATAACCTTTCTTCGGCGGACCACCTCTTCAATTCCATAAAGGAGATATCCAAGAGGAATCACACCAATTAAAATAACCTTAATCATTGTGGCTGTTGTAGCATTGATAGTAAGGTAATTGTAATCAAGTGACTTAGATCTGATTGATAACGCTTCGTTATCTGTCATCTTCCATGCAAGAGAATTCATAAAGAAATCTGAGTTAGCACCAGAAGAATATGAATTATACTGATCATCAAGAAGATAATCTGAAGCAATCCAAATCAATGTACCGCCCTCAGCATTCTCTGCTGAAATAGCAAGTGAGAACGGACCATCAGTATCCCCATCTTCCTTTTCGTAAGTCGTAAGCTTGTAGCCAGCTGCCTTTGAGTAAGATTCGCTGGAGCTGTCAAGTAATGATGATACCGTATATGCGGTATTTGAATTTGTAATACTAAGTCCAGCAGAAATAGGCATAATCACGTTGCTCTTCTCATCGATAAGCGCATTAGTGATTTCTGACGAATTCAAAGTAGGAAGAAGAAAATATGGATATTCAAAGGCATAATTATCTCTGTTAATATCAACAACTATTCCATCGTTCATGGTGGCGCCAACATAGTTTAAAAGTGCCTTGAAATTAGTCAAATCAGAGTCCTGCTCAACGCCCGAAAGTACAACAATGTGTCCACCGTTATCTACATATTTTTCAAGTATTGTAAGCTCCTCTTCAGAAATATCACTGACAGGAGAATTAATAAGTATAGCATCAGCATCCTCAGGAATATTATCCTCCTTTAATAGCGAGAACTCCTTTGTCTCCATGTTGCCCTTTTCAAGAGCAGATTTCATAGTTTCAGACATATCCTTCTCGCTATGGCCTGTAAGGATATAAACCTGTGGTAAATCCTCTGAAACTACATAATCAACCGCTGTCGTAATCAGACTCTCACCATCAAATGACTGTGAAGCAGAACCTGTTGTGTAGTAGGATGAAGCATCCGTTTTATACATAGATTCATAGCTAATGTAACGACTCTTGTCACCTGACACAACAATCAAAGAATTGTTTGTAACCTTCTCGTCAGTATACTCGGAGGCAAAGGTCGGATAAGTATCTGGATTCTTCTTTACCACAGTAAGCTTGTCTGAAAGAGAATCATAAACATTCAAAAGCTTTTCAATTACTGTAGACTCCTGTCCAGACTGACAAATCCAGTAAATTGTCACATCTTTATCTATATTGCCAACCACTGCCTTGCTTGAAGAGGTAAGGGAATAAAGCTTGGCAGCAGAAATATCAAACTGCGTGAATTTGGTTGGCAAATAGGTAACAAAAACATTTATAGCAATGATTATGCCTAGGACAATTGCTGACATAAGCATACTGTAGCTACCAATTTTAGCTTTTTTTGTAGTGAGTGTTCCTTTGATAGCTGACTTCGTATTTACGAAGTGTTCCTTAATATTCAAATTTGTTTTTTTCATTATCCGTTGTACCTCCGCTTCTCAAGTGACTGCACACATAAGAATAGGAAGAACGCAATGATACTTATGTAATAAACAATCGCTGTTAAATCAAAAACGCCGTTGTAAAAAAGTGTAAATCGCTCAAATAATGAGAGTTTTTTCATTACAGTGGCAAGAATATTCTCCTTTCCATCAATGCTTGGCAAAGCATTTGCAATTGAAGCTGCAAAGTAATTCAAAAGCATTACAACCACACAAATTCCTGCTGCCATTCCCTGTGATTCTGTAAGAGATGAAATAAACATTCCAATGCTGATAAGGGCAAGGCCAAGGAATACAAATGCAAAGATTGAGCCGTAGCTTGTTGGCAGATAAACATCACCATACTTTGCAAAGATCAAAGGATACGCACAGATAAAAATCATCGGTATCAGGTAAACAACCATAAGGGATAAAAACTTTCCAACCACAATTTCCGTGGTACTGATTGGAAGTGAATATAAAAGCTGATCTGTTCTCTGTCGTTTCTCCTCTGAAATGATTCGCATAGTAAGAATTGGAACAATGATGATAAACACCATCTGAATAAAATTCAAAACATATTCAAAATTTGCAATTGAAGCATTAATGTTGTAAATCATTGCACCAATGCCGGTAAATGCCAACAGAAAAGCACCAAAAACATATCCTGTAAGGCCGTGATAATAAAGTGATAATTCATGTTTTAGTACTGCAGTCATTATTGTGCCTCCTCGGTTAGTTCGATGAAAATATCTTCCAGCGTAGTGTGAACTGGGTTGATAGTTGCAAGTGGAATTCCATTTTCAGCAAAAGCTGAGGATAGATTCGAGCAAACCTTTAATGGATTATCATCCTTAGTTGAAAGAATGAAGCTATTGAACTCATCCTCCTGCTCCTTTTGCTCGTAGCACTCGATACTGTCTGTATTTGTAATAACCTCAATCGTCTCAGCCGGATCACCACCTGTGAGAATTTCAATATTGGTGCCTGATGAAAGGGTCTTACCAAGATTTTCGATATTATCAAAAGCAACAAGCTTACCCTTATAAATAATTAGCACCTTCTCACAAATCGCCTGAATTTCAGGCAGAATATGTGAGCTTAAAATTACAGTATGCTTCTTTCCAAGCTCTGCAATCAAATCTCTAATTTCGATAATTTGCATTGGGTCCAAGCCTACAGTTGGCTCGTCTAAGATAATTACAGAAGGGTTTCCAAGCAACGCCTGAGCAATGCCCACTCTCTGCCTGTAGCCCTTTGAAAGATGCTTTATCAAACGATTCTGCATCTCTTCAATATGAGTTTCTGCTATGACCCTATCGATATCTGCCTCTCTGTCGGCCTTCTTAATACCCTTGGCCTCAGCCACAAAACGCAGATATTCTCTAGGTGTTTGATCAATATAAAGAGGTGGTATTTCTGGCAAATAACCAATAAGTCGCTTTGCAGCTCTCTCATCCTCATAGATATCATGACCATCGATTTTCACATCGCCTGAAGTTGCCGCTAGGCAACCTGTCATGATATTAAGTGTTGTGGATTTTCCAGCACCATTAGGTCCCAAAAATCCATAAATATGCCCGTCCTCAATAGTAAATGACAAATCATCTACCGCCAGAACGTCACCGTATCGTTTAGTCAAATGTTCAACGGAAATCATAACCTATTTCTCCTTTTTTGTGCCTAATATTTTTGACACAAAGAATATAAGGGAGAAATCTTATAGGTAACTGAATGTTATGTGAAAATTAGGTGAAGATTTTACACGAGGATTGCAAAAAAAAGCAACTCTGCATTGCAGAATTGCTTTAAACATTTACTTATCACTAATTTTATTCATTTAACAATCTACTAATTTCATCAACCATTTCGTTGATGGTCTTAGCCTGAGCAGCGACCTCTTCAGTATTCTTGGCATTGTTTTCAGCCATCGTTCTGATAGAGATGAACTGCTGATTTTCTTCGCGGATGCTCTCTGCGATATTTTGGTTGATATCAACAGTCTGCTTGATGATGTCTGACTGACGCTTGATTGCATCATTCATTTCAGATACTGCATCAACAGATTCCTTGAGCATCGTACTCATATCTCTGATATCTCCAAATACCTTCTTGAACTGATCGTTCTGCTCTTCGAGCTTCGAAGCATTATTTTCAACCTGATTGGTAATCTCTTTAACGTTCAACTGAACTCTGTCGATTACGGCACTTACATCATTTAATGAGCTGGATGTGCTCTCTGCTAGCTTTCCTACTTCTGTAGCAACTACTGCGAAGCCCTTACCAGCTTCACCTGCACGGGCAGCCTCGATAGATGCATTCAAGGCAAGCAAACTAATTGATGAAGATATGCCCTGGATGAGTTCGAGTGTTGTTCCGATTTCTTCAACGGCTTTCGAAAGTCTGTCGGCGATATCAGTTGTTGCAGCCATCGAATCTGAAACCTCAGAATTGATGCCCTGCAAATCGTTAAGAGCCTTTTCGTTCTCATTAGATTTAACGATTAAGTTACCGGATGTCTCCTCGACCTTATTTACATTATCAACAACGATACTTTCGCAATCATTCAGCTCAGAAAGATTTGTCATACTCTCATCTGCCTTTGCGCCAAGTACATTGCTATTCTGAACGAGATCATCACTTGTTGCAGAAAGCTCCTCTGCTGATGCACTCTCGTCAGATGCGATATCAAGAAGTGTAGAGCCTGCGGTAACCATCTTTTCAGAGATAGATTTAACAGCATTCATGACTCCGACAACTTTCTTATTATTTTCTTCAAGCTCATCCTTCTTAGCTGTAACCAAAAAGTGCGATACGAAGAAAACGAATAGCGTAATACCTGCCAACGAAAT contains:
- a CDS encoding DUF4340 domain-containing protein, whose product is MKRAKTLLILSGILVVSVIAILAERAFKMHVDAINTIDEEVFSISQEDITSLSVKKDADSITIENSDGKWKYTDDKDFPVNQDYVSDMLANFQSVHASFIIDNVEDYSQYGLSNPEATITFTTADGDKVITFGTFSTIDEKRYICVDGGSVYLIDEDLLEKISGNVEDYLDRNKVYDFSQIKKLYATGDVSANIEYDPDGKYLYTDTYDYYSVDGDVHEAISSSKVESYLSTLKNLDLTKYETYKATDSDLKKYGLDNPNITIKLTGEVPVSGDDKDKAVESKSQTIYFSHKSDADEAYLYFKGSTIVYTITADEYESVAKANYKDLRPDEIVSFDWTKVAQLIVGFDGNNYVVDVEKSKKDGNTYTLDGETVDFQTVSSKLDTISLTEVGDSYEKGEKELSLSVVLDDDNTTKVSLNFYRYDGDSCVVEMDGKVIGLCSRSSMSSLREEMTSAILNKGKEESTEE
- a CDS encoding Gldg family protein is translated as MKKTNLNIKEHFVNTKSAIKGTLTTKKAKIGSYSMLMSAIVLGIIIAINVFVTYLPTKFTQFDISAAKLYSLTSSSKAVVGNIDKDVTIYWICQSGQESTVIEKLLNVYDSLSDKLTVVKKNPDTYPTFASEYTDEKVTNNSLIVVSGDKSRYISYESMYKTDASSYYTTGSASQSFDGESLITTAVDYVVSEDLPQVYILTGHSEKDMSETMKSALEKGNMETKEFSLLKEDNIPEDADAILINSPVSDISEEELTILEKYVDNGGHIVVLSGVEQDSDLTNFKALLNYVGATMNDGIVVDINRDNYAFEYPYFLLPTLNSSEITNALIDEKSNVIMPISAGLSITNSNTAYTVSSLLDSSSESYSKAAGYKLTTYEKEDGDTDGPFSLAISAENAEGGTLIWIASDYLLDDQYNSYSSGANSDFFMNSLAWKMTDNEALSIRSKSLDYNYLTINATTATMIKVILIGVIPLGYLLYGIEEVVRRRKVIVE
- a CDS encoding ABC transporter permease; its protein translation is MTAVLKHELSLYYHGLTGYVFGAFLLAFTGIGAMIYNINASIANFEYVLNFIQMVFIIIVPILTMRIISEEKRQRTDQLLYSLPISTTEIVVGKFLSLMVVYLIPMIFICAYPLIFAKYGDVYLPTSYGSIFAFVFLGLALISIGMFISSLTESQGMAAGICVVVMLLNYFAASIANALPSIDGKENILATVMKKLSLFERFTLFYNGVFDLTAIVYYISIIAFFLFLCVQSLEKRRYNG
- a CDS encoding ABC transporter ATP-binding protein codes for the protein MISVEHLTKRYGDVLAVDDLSFTIEDGHIYGFLGPNGAGKSTTLNIMTGCLAATSGDVKIDGHDIYEDERAAKRLIGYLPEIPPLYIDQTPREYLRFVAEAKGIKKADREADIDRVIAETHIEEMQNRLIKHLSKGYRQRVGIAQALLGNPSVIILDEPTVGLDPMQIIEIRDLIAELGKKHTVILSSHILPEIQAICEKVLIIYKGKLVAFDNIENLGKTLSSGTNIEILTGGDPAETIEVITNTDSIECYEQKEQEDEFNSFILSTKDDNPLKVCSNLSSAFAENGIPLATINPVHTTLEDIFIELTEEAQ
- a CDS encoding methyl-accepting chemotaxis protein, producing the protein MGNKKTAFEVYLSAVFKWGIIALTGACMFATCMFIVEKLLGFYQSMSWGAVLCFAAMDVSFLIIGMMILKTSLDEEGYLLEGKLEKGKIFCSAVLIIQWTYIVYMCPTRNFWGFLAFFLTLIGFFLDIKQLLGTGAFCIISLFSGWVVRGSALLPAKDELFVTDIIMCIVGLTISLAGITLFVFFVSHFLVTAKKDELEENNKKVVGVMNAVKSISEKMVTAGSTLLDIASDESASAEELSATSDDLVQNSNVLGAKADESMTNLSELNDCESIVVDNVNKVEETSGNLIVKSNENEKALNDLQGINSEVSDSMAATTDIADRLSKAVEEIGTTLELIQGISSSISLLALNASIEAARAGEAGKGFAVVATEVGKLAESTSSSLNDVSAVIDRVQLNVKEITNQVENNASKLEEQNDQFKKVFGDIRDMSTMLKESVDAVSEMNDAIKRQSDIIKQTVDINQNIAESIREENQQFISIRTMAENNAKNTEEVAAQAKTINEMVDEISRLLNE